One window of Fusarium keratoplasticum isolate Fu6.1 chromosome 2, whole genome shotgun sequence genomic DNA carries:
- a CDS encoding MFS domain-containing protein, with translation MSDIDRKEPFDEKASTHEVDLVNDPDAGLTEEERKEAEKKLLRKIDVKLVPWLCLLYLVCFLDRTNIGNAKIAGLLDDIHMNTSQFNATLTIFYISYAVFEPLANVLLKWSKPSIFIPAIMVLWGGAMLGMGFVHNWDGLMAARWFLGLTEAGLFPGINYYLSCWYKRSEFGARAAWFFSAAALAGSFGGLLAAAIQKMDGISGIAGWAWIFIIEGLLTMVIGIASFWMVHDFPTEATFLTEEERRRVIYRLASDQQSSAKNEEFKMKYLWQSLTDWKTYCGMLIYMGPLMPLYSFSVFLPTIIQNMAFTDKKAVIKNQLLSVPPYALAAIVTVCVGMYSDRINKRGIFNLCAAPVGLAGFVMLIASTNPAVQYTGCFLGALGIYPVIPITISWVANNVEGVYKRGITLGFVIGWGNLNGVVSSNVFINAPRFYEGHGTILGFMFAGVFGGSLIMYLMLARENRLRLAGERDHLIEGKSEEEIHEMGDKRPDFLYTL, from the exons ATGAGCGACATTGATCGGAAAGAACCCTTCGATGAGAAGGCCTCGACCCATGAGGTCGATCTCGTTAACGACCCTGATGCGGGTCtgactgaggaggagagaaaggaGGCT gagaagaagctgcttcGAAAGATTGATGTCAAGCTTGTTCCTTGG CTCTGCCTGCTCTACCTCGTTTGCTTCCTTGACCGAACCAACATCGGAAATGCCAAAATCgccggcctcctcgacgacatccaCATGAACACTTCGCAATTCAACGCCACCCTGACCATCTTCTACATCTCATATGCCGTCTTTGAGCCCCTCGCCAACGTTCTCCTGAAGTGGTCCAagccctccatcttcatccctGCCATCAT GGTTCTGTGGGGCGGCGCCATGCTGGGCATGGGTTTCGTTCACAACTGGGACGGCCTCATGGCTGCTCGATGGTTCCTTGGTCTTACTGAGGCTGGTCTGTTCCCCGGTATCAACTACTATCTCTCATGCTGGTACAAGCGTTCCGAGTTTGGTGCCCGTGCCGCCTGGTTCTTCTCTGCTGCGGCTCTTGCTGGCTCCTTCGGTGGTCTCCTGGCTGCTGCTATCCAAAAGATGGATGGTATCTCTGGCATTgctggctgggcttggatcttcatcatcgaggGTCTTCTCACCATGGTCATTGGTATCGCCTCATTCTGGATGGTGCACGACTTCCCTACTGAGGCCACCTTTCTcacggaggaggagcgacGCCGAGTCATCTACCGACTTGCCTCTGACCAGCAGTCGTCTGCCAAGAACGAAGAGTTTAAGATGAAGTACCTCTGGCAGTCGCTCACTGACTGGAAGACCTACTGTGGCATGCTCATCTACATGGGTCCTCTGATGCCCCTCTACTCTTTCAGCGTGTTCCTGCCCACCATCATTCAGAACATGGCCTTCACTGACAAGAAGGCCGTCATCAAGAACCAGCTTCTCAGCGTGCCTCCCTACGCCCTAGCTGCTATCGTCACCGTCTGCGTGGGTATGTACTCTGACCGAATCAACAAGCGAGGCATCTTCAACCTTTGCGCTGCCCCTGTCGGACTTGCGGGTTTCGTCATGCTCATCGCTTCGACCAACCCGGCTGTTCAGTACACTGGATGCTTCCTGGGTGCCCTGGGCATCTACCCTGTcatccccatcaccatcagtTGGGTTGCCAACAACGTGGAAGGTGTGTACAAGCGAGGTATCACACTTGGATTTGTCATTGGCTGGGGCAACCTGAACGGTGTGGTGAGCAGCAACGTCTTTATCAACGCCCCTCGCTTCTACGAGGGCCACGGCACGATCCTGGGCTTCATGTTTGCTGGTGTCTTTGGCGGCAGCCTCATCATGTACCTGATGCTTGCACGGGAGAACAGGCTGCGGTTGGCCGGTGAGCGTGACCACCTGATCGAGGGcaagtcggaggaggagatccaCGAGATGGGAGATAAGCGACCCGATTTCCTTTACACACTGTAA
- a CDS encoding Mitochondrial intermediate peptidase produces MTSTMVPDKYRNPPQAPPLFTATPESIAADTKKLCDVTKNVLDSVVADVPADKATFAKALEPILLDENLAATQRRILTFYHHVSTNKELRDASTESERVFNDFGIECNMREDVFKVVDGAFANRTSEDLSKEQLHVLEKERQKYIRNGLRLPAGPKRDRFKEIQKRLSELEIQCQTNLNEEKGAIWFTPEELKGVPSDDIDIDSLEKGTGENEGKVKLSFKYNHYFPLIKHAVNADTRRKYTIAESNKANINVPLFQEVITLRDEAARLLGYENHAALRIEEKMAKGPGAVREFLDDLRTRLAEGGAKEINKLLEYKKKDLEERGLPVDDNFFMWDTSFYSRIQKEKEYSVDETKISQYFPVESTFAGMLKIFEEIFGFVFVELKPDERARLSPTGKAEDIVWHEDVLIYSVWDDEASGGNFCGYLYLDLHPRDNKYGHNANFNLEPGYIAEDGKKHYPVTALVCNFSKPSPKKPSLLKHHEVVTLFHELGHGIHDLAGRTRYSYFHGTSTVLDFVEAPSQMLENWCWTPSVLKSLSKHWETGEQIPDELIEKLVSTKRLNSAIGALGQLTIGIFDMTVHTPESHEAVKQLNAGRLWNELRHNISGTKGPEDLGQGLEWGNRHAGIGHFIGGYDAGYYGYLYSEVFSLDMFHSFFAKNPMNGEEGRRYRHTVLERGGSIPEMDFLKEFLGREPSSEAFYKELGLSSST; encoded by the exons ATGACCAGCACCATGGTTCCCGACAAGTACCGTAACCCTCCGCAGGCGCCGCCGCTGTTCACCGCCACCCCCGAGTCGATTGCGGCCGACACGAAGAAGCTCTGCGACGTCACCAAGAATGTCCTAGACTCGGTGGTTGCCGATGTTCCCGCCGACAAGGCTACCTTTGCCAAAGCTCTTGAGCCTATCCTGCTGGACGAGAACTTGGCTGCCACCCAGCGACGCATCTTGACTTTCTATCACCATGTTTCCACCAACAAGGAACTGCGAGATGCCTCCACCGAGTCTGAGAGAGTCTTCAATGACTTTGGAATTGAGTGCAACATGCGAGAGGACGTCTTCAAGGTCGTCGACGGAGCCTTCGCGAACCGAACTTCTGAAGATCTGAGCAAGGAACAGCTGCATGTCCTCGAGAAGGAACGACAAAAGTACATCCGAAACGGTCTGCGTCTTCCTGCCGGCCCCAAGCGAGACAGATTCAAGGAGATCCAGAAGCGCCTGAGCGAGCTCGAGATCCAGTGCCAGACCAACCTcaacgaggagaagggtgCTATCTGGTTCACACCCGAGGAGCTTAAGGGTGTCCCTTCTGATGACATTGACATTGACTCTCTCGAGAAGGGAACTGGAGAGaacgagggcaaggtcaagcttTCCTTCAAGTACAACCACTACTTCCCCCTCATCAAGCACGCCGTCAACGCCGACACTCGCCGCAAGTACACCATTGCGGAATCTAACAAGGCCAACATCAACGTGCCATTGTTCCAGGAAGTCATCACCCTCCGAGATGAGGCTGCCCGACTTCTGGGATACGAAAACCATGCAGCCCTCCggatcgaggagaagatggccaagggcCCTGGAGCTGTCAGAGAATTCCTGGACGATCTTCGAACTCGGCTGGCTGAGGGCGGAGCAAAGGAGATTAACAAGCTTTTGgagtacaagaagaaggacctTGAGGAGCGTGGCCTCCCAGTTGACGACAACTTCTTCATGTGGGACACATCCTTCTACTCGCGTATtcagaaggagaaggagtaCAGTGTCGATGAGACTAAGATCTCCCAGTACTTCCCGGTTGAGTCGACATTTGCTGGCATGCTCAAGATTTTTGAGGAAATCTTTGGCTTCGTTTTCGTTGAGCTCAAGCCTGATGAGCGAGCTCGACTTAGCCCTACTGGCAAGGCCGAGGATATTGTGTGGCACGAGGATGTCTTGATCTACAGTGTGTGGGATGACGAGGCTTCAGGTGGCAACTTCTGTGGCTACCTGTACCTGGATCTGCATCCCCGTGATAACAAGTATGGCCACAATGCCAACTTCAACCTTGAGCCAGGCTACATCGCTGAGGATGGCAAGAAGCACTACCCTGTTACTGCTCTTGTCTGCAACTTCAGCAAGCCTTCCCCTAAGAAGCCTTCGTTGCTCAAGCATCATGAGGTTGTGACCCTGTTCCACGAGCTGGGCCACGGCATCCACGACTTGGCTGGACGTACCCGCTACAGCTACTTCCATGGAACTTCTACCGTACTGGACTTTGTCGAGGCACCTTCTCAGATGCTTGAGAACTGGTGCTGGACTCCTAGCGTGCTCAAGTCGCTCTCCAAGCACTGGGAGACTGGCGAACAGATCCCCGATGAGCTGATTGAGAAGCTGGTTTCCACCAAGCGCCTCAACTCAGCCATTGGTGCTCTGGGTCAGCTGACAATTGGCATTTTCGACATGACTGTGCATACGCCCGAGTCTCACGAAGCGGTCAAGCAGCTGAACGCTGGTCGGCTGTGGAACGAGCTTCGACACAACATCTCCGGAACCAAGGGCCCTGAGGACCTTGGACAAGGCCT CGAATGGGGTAACCGACATGCTGGTATTGGCCACTTCATTGGTGGATATGATGCCGGCTACTATGGCTACCTCTACTCTGAGGTGTTCTCTCTCGACATGTTCCACTCGTTCTTTGCGAAGAACCCTATGAACGGTGAGGAAGGCCGCCGATATCGCCACACGGTCCTGGAGAGGGGTGGCAGCATTCCCGAGATGGATTTCTTGAAGGAGTTCCTGGGTAGAGAGCCTAGCTCAGAGGCTTTCTACAAGGAGCTTGGACTTTCGTCATCTACTTAA
- a CDS encoding Myosin regulatory light chain cdc4 gives MASTNYKEAFALFDKRGNGRVSLESLGDLLRACGQNPTLSEIQDLEKNVGGDFDFETFQRVLNRPGGFRDPGEPEEYCRGFQVFDKDMTGFIGVGQLKYILTNLGEKMTDEEVDELLKAVDTSSGQVNYTDLVRTILAN, from the exons ATG GCTTCGACCAACTACAAGGAGGCTTTCGCCCTGTTCGACAAGCGCGGCAATGGCCGTGTCTCCCTCGAAAGCCTGGGCGACCTTCTCCGCGCCTGCGGCCAGAACCCTACCCTCTCCGAGATCCaggacctcgagaagaacgTTGGCGGTGACT TCGATTTCGAGACCTTCCAGCGTGTTCTGAACCGCCCCGGCGGCTTCCGCGACCCAGGCGAGCCCGAGGAGTACTGCCGCGGTTTCCAGGTGTTTGACAAAGACATGACGGGATTCATCGGCGTCGGCCAGCTCAAGTACATCCTCACAAACCTCGGCGAGAAGATGACCGATGAGGAGGtggatgagctcctcaaggctGTCGACACCAGCTCAGGCCAGGTCAACTACACTG ATCTCGTGCGAACCATCCTCGCCAACTAG
- a CDS encoding Methyltransf-11 domain-containing protein: protein MSVFGRATFSAARFAEARPTYPASLFKTILGYYNHEDPHGTLLDLGCGHGIVARELSPRFARAIAIDPSDGMIRLAMQTHAEHTKISFRQGYAEDLSFLPAHSVDMAAAGQAAHWFNYPQVWPELSRVVKPGGSLAFWGYKDNILIGHRRANEIFEKFCYGEGEVLPGVEGMNQYWERPGRDILRDLLADVKPPESEWDKIKRITYNVDKDTTEIAGPETAWMRKKLTLGQFEAYVRTFTGYQGWMDAHLDKKSRAEGGEGDIVDFMFDQILEAEPEWKEKGDRWRDVEVESVWGTYILLATRK, encoded by the exons ATGTCCGTATTTGG AAGGGCAACTTTCTCTGCTGCAAGATTCGCCGAAGCCAGGCCCACGTACCCTGCAAGCCTGTTCAAGACAATTCTGGGGTATTACAATCATGAGGATCCTCATGGCACGCTTCTGGACTTGGGTTGTGGCCATGGAATTGTTGCTAGGGAGCTGAGCCCCCGCTTTGCCAGAGCCATCGCCATTGACCCAAGTGATGGGATGATCCGACTGGCAATGCAAACCCATGCCGAGCACACCAAGATCTCATTCCGTCAGGGCTACGCCGAGGACTTGTCTTTTCTACCTGCACACTCGGTAGACATGGCTGCAGCTGGCCAGGCAGCGCATTGGTTCAACTACCCCCAAGTCTGGCCAGAGTTGTCCAGGGTAGTCAAGCCAGGTGGCTCACTGGCCTTTTGGGGGTACAAGGACAACATCCTCATTGGACACCGGCGAGCCAACGAGATATTTGAGAAGTTCTGCTACGGCGAAGGAGAAGTGTTGCCCGGCGTGGAGGGGATGAACCAGTATTGGGAGCGTCCTGGACGAGACATCCTCCGCGACCTGCTGGCTGATGTCAAGCCCCCTGAGTCGGAGTgggacaagatcaagcgaATCACCTACAACGTCGACAAAGATACGACTGAGATTGCAGGCCCAGAGACGGCCTGGATGAGAAAGAAGCTCACCCTCGGGCAGTTTGAGGCCTATGTGCGCACCTTTACCGGGTACCAGGGCTGGATGGATGCGCACCTGGACAAGAAGAGCCGTGCCGAAGGTGGTGAGGGAGACATTGTGGACTTTATGTTTGATCAGATCCTGGAGGCGGAACCTGAGtggaaggagaagggtgaTCGCTGGAgagatgtcgaggttgaatCTGTCTGGGGCACGTATATTCTGctggcgacgaggaagtga
- a CDS encoding Origin recognition complex subunit 4: MDLAVTPTGRKRAHIETDDPVPTPATLKRRRLDDLTAGSPSTPKAINAINAAIPAVVNSQNGWPPVDENMDMTGLGKQPGALPPNPFQTTPQPAPASAFRPAIKLSALKGTKWDTGEERRPVLPKKVGPGRPRKTATPKKPAAPKGRPRKRKTQDTAEDANKDGDEAVAHESTDELLTVPDGLLSASKPTPKGILTPSKKRGPRGRKNVTFGAGHDANGEVFFEDLPKKPRTPRKAAKSEADEIVCAICLKPDSKAPNQIILCDICDFAVHQECYGVPEIPEGDWLCKSCAQEDVLKTPKKAGETNIPTITIAAEVPEIPNLEQHVRSLQRVLLDRCTGRRRLQLAGQLEAEEKVYQLVEQTVVAGEGNSMLLIGARGCGKTTLLERVIADIAQEHKNDFHVVRLNGFIHTDDKLALKEIWRQLGKEMQVEDDLVNRTNYADTMASLLALLSHPSEIIGTDEGVTSQSIVFVIDEFDMFASHPRQTLLYNLFDIAQSRKAPIAVVGCTTRLDVVEMLEKRVKSRFSHRYAYLSMPKSLPAYWQVCRQGLVVDSDEAEKEGINTYLEGHAEFQQYWNQKIEGLYRERSFQDLLQYHYYTTKSASAFLTEWILPLSALSASDVTLKIPALQSEVESLTPPDNRLHLLSTLSELDLGLLIAAARLDIVAHTDTVNLAMAYDEYSSLMGKQRVHSATSGMLAVGGGVRVWSRGVAGIAWERLISLGLLVPAGIGGARTLGHGGLEGKMWKVDVALEEIPAAVKLSTVLARWCREI; the protein is encoded by the exons ATGGACCTCGCTGTTACACCGACCGGCCGAAAACGAGCCCACATCGAAACCGACGATCCAGTCCCTACTCCTGCGACCCTCAAGAGACGCCGCCTCGATGATCTCACCGCTGGATCCCCTTCGACTCCCAAAGCCATTAATGCTATCAATGCGGCGATACCTGCGGTAGTGAATAGCCAGAATGGATGGCCACCTGTGGATGAGAATATGGACATGACGGGCCTCGGCAAGCAACCTGGGGCCCTTCCACCAAACCCATTCCAAACAACACCACAACCTGCACCTGCCTCCGCTTTCCGCCCGGCAATCAAACTCTCTGCGCTTAAGGGTACAAAATGGGATACTGGGGAGGAGCGTCGCCCCGTTTTGCCAAAGAAAGTTGGGCCTGGCCGGCCCAGGAAGACCGCCACACCGAAGAAGCCTGCAGCCCCGAAGGGCAGGCCACGGAAGCGAAAAACACAAGATACGGCCGAAGATGCGAacaaggatggagatgaagcagTGGCTCACGAATCCACCGACGAGCTATTGACGGTGCCAGATGGATTGCTTTCAGCCTCTAAACCAACACCCAAAGGAATCTTGACTCcatcaaagaagagaggaCCTCGGGGTCGGAAGAATGTCACTTTCGGGGCTGGTCATGATGCAAACGGCGAAGTCTTCTTTGAAGATTTGCCAAAGAAGCCCCGGACACCGCGCAAGGCGGCCAAGTCGGAGGCGGACGAGATTGTGTGCGCCATCTGCCTGAAGCCCGATTCCAAGGCACCAAATCAGATTATTCTCTGCGACATTTGCGATTTTGCAGTTCACCAAGAATGCTATGGTGTGCCCGAGATTCCAGAAGGAGATTGGCTCTGCAAGTCATGTGCTCAGGAGGATGTGCTGAAGACGCCAAAGAAGGCTGGAGAGACGAACATCCCGACTATCACAATAGCGGCAGAGGTACCCGAGATTCCGAACCTGGAGCAACATGTTAGATCACTACAGAGAGTCCTCCTGGACCGATGCACGGGGCGGAGACGGTTACAATTGGCTGGGCAGCTggaggcagaggagaaggtctACCAGCTTGTTGAACAGACGGTGGTTGCTGGTGAGGGTAACTCAATGCTTCTGATTGGGGCCAGGGGCTGTGGAAAGACTACG CTTCTTGAAAGGGTCATTGCAGACATTGCTCAAGAGCACAAGAACGACTTCCACGTGGTCAGGTTAAACGGTTTCATCCATACAGATGACAAGCTCGCACTCAAAGAGATATGGCGGCAGCTTGGAAAGGAGATGCAAGTTGAAGACGACTTGGTGAACAGG ACCAACTACGCCGACACCATGGCATCCTTGCTTGCCCTGCTGTCTCATCCATCTGAAATCATCGGCACAGACGAGGGTGTCACGTCGCAGTCGATTGTCTTTGTCATTGACGAGTTCGACATGTTTGCCTCTCACCCTCGACAAACACTATTGTACAACTTGTTCGATATCGCACAGTCTCGAAAGGCGCCCATCGCAGTGGTTGGCTGTACGACTCGACTGGATGTTGTGGAAATGCTCGAGAAGCGAGTCAAGAGTCGGTTCAGCCATCGATACGCTTACCTCTCCATGCCCAAGTCATTGCCAGCATACTGGCAAGTGTGCAGACAGGGTCTGGTCGTGGACAGCGATgaagctgagaaggagggcatcaATACTTACCTTGAAGGACACGCCGAGTTTCAGCAGTATTGGAACCAGAAGATAGAG GGGTTGTACAGGGAGCGGTCATTCCAAGATCTGCTCCAGTATCACTATTACACGACCAAATCAGCTTCGGCGTTCCTTACCGAATGGATCCTGCCTTTGTCGGCTCTCTCGGCGAGCGATGTGACACTAAAGATACCTGCTCTGCAGAGCGAGGTTGAGTCCCTCACGCCCCCTGACAACCGACTGCATCTCCTATCCACGCTATCAGAGTTGGACCTGGGACTGCTCATCGCGGCAGCACGACTGGACATTGTAGCGCACACAGACACGGTCAATCTGGCCATGGCGTACGACGAGTACAGCTCCTTGATGGGGAAGCAGCGTGTGCACTCGGCAACATCAGGCATGCTGGCCGTGGGCGGCGGTGTCCGGGTATGGAGCCGTGGAGTCGCTGGCATCGCATGGGAACGTCTCATCTCGCTCGGACTGCTGGTGCCTGCCGGCATAGGAGGCGCAAGGACTCTGGGTCACGGAGGACTTGAAGGCAAGATGTGGAAGGTGGACGTGGCATTGGAGGAGATACCTGCGGCGGTGAAGCTGAGCACTGTACTAGCGAGATGGTGTAGAGAGATTTAG